Proteins encoded by one window of Gordonia jinghuaiqii:
- the lnt gene encoding apolipoprotein N-acyltransferase — MWAAFPPRNWWFFAVIALGLLFAALFVGSPRVRTGAWTGFVFGLAFFVPLLPWIGVYVGPLPWLALAAVMAGYLALFGAIATVTMRLPVPPVWFTLSWLLVEALRSAFPFGGFPWGRTAFSQVDGPLLPLASVLGAPGLSAGVALFGSSVAWLLVILGRAYSAPPRALGDGPSGILRVATLAVAIALLAPVAAIALTPATVDRTIATSSARIGAVQGNVPRLGLDFNAQRRAVLDNHVRTTLGYAEAIDDGLADRPDFVLWPENASDISPLDNADAAAAITAASEAVDAPILVGTLLRNPDGRATNSVLVWDGARGPVDRYDKHIVQPFGEYLPWRPFFRLFSSYADMAGDFKPGTGPTVVRVPGRSGEVTVGVATCWEVAFDRAARQSVRDGAQMLFVPTNNATFGRTEMTYQQLAMSQVRAVEHGRAVVVAATSGVSAIIDADGSITRQSGVFTPDVLTGRLPLHVETTLATRLGAWPQALAIVAAVAGLLFALRSRTRFTLRPRRVAARAPGETKELDGIGD, encoded by the coding sequence ATGTGGGCGGCGTTCCCGCCCCGCAACTGGTGGTTCTTCGCGGTCATCGCACTCGGCCTGCTGTTCGCGGCACTGTTCGTCGGCTCGCCCCGCGTGCGGACGGGAGCCTGGACCGGCTTCGTGTTCGGCCTGGCGTTCTTCGTCCCGCTGCTGCCGTGGATCGGCGTCTACGTCGGACCGCTACCGTGGCTGGCACTGGCCGCGGTGATGGCCGGGTACCTGGCGCTGTTCGGCGCGATCGCCACGGTGACGATGCGCCTGCCGGTCCCGCCGGTGTGGTTCACCCTGTCGTGGTTGCTCGTCGAAGCGTTGCGCTCGGCGTTCCCGTTCGGTGGGTTCCCCTGGGGCAGAACAGCATTCAGCCAGGTCGACGGACCGCTCCTGCCGCTGGCGTCGGTGCTGGGCGCGCCGGGCCTGTCGGCCGGGGTCGCCTTGTTCGGCTCCTCGGTCGCCTGGTTGCTGGTGATCCTCGGCCGCGCGTACTCCGCACCGCCGCGCGCCCTCGGTGACGGCCCGTCGGGCATTCTGCGGGTCGCGACCCTCGCGGTCGCCATCGCGTTGCTCGCCCCCGTCGCCGCCATCGCCCTGACCCCGGCCACCGTCGACCGCACGATCGCGACGTCGTCGGCCCGGATCGGCGCCGTCCAGGGCAACGTGCCGCGTCTCGGTCTGGACTTCAACGCGCAACGACGCGCCGTCCTCGACAACCATGTGCGCACCACCCTCGGCTATGCCGAGGCGATCGACGACGGTCTCGCCGACCGCCCCGACTTCGTCCTCTGGCCGGAGAACGCATCCGACATCTCGCCGCTCGACAACGCCGACGCCGCCGCCGCGATCACCGCTGCCTCGGAGGCGGTGGACGCGCCGATCCTGGTCGGCACCCTGCTGCGCAACCCCGACGGCCGGGCCACCAACTCGGTCCTGGTCTGGGACGGTGCCCGGGGACCGGTCGACCGCTACGACAAGCACATCGTCCAGCCGTTCGGCGAGTACCTGCCGTGGCGGCCGTTCTTCCGCCTCTTCTCCTCCTACGCCGACATGGCCGGCGACTTCAAGCCGGGGACCGGCCCCACGGTGGTGCGGGTGCCGGGACGGTCGGGTGAGGTCACGGTCGGTGTCGCCACCTGCTGGGAGGTGGCGTTCGACCGCGCCGCGCGGCAATCCGTGCGCGACGGCGCCCAGATGCTGTTCGTGCCGACCAACAACGCGACGTTCGGCCGGACCGAGATGACCTACCAGCAGTTGGCGATGTCACAGGTACGGGCCGTCGAGCACGGACGTGCCGTGGTCGTCGCCGCCACCAGCGGTGTGAGCGCGATCATCGACGCCGACGGCTCCATCACCCGGCAATCCGGCGTGTTCACCCCGGATGTGCTGACCGGGCGCCTACCGCTGCACGTCGAGACCACCCTCGCAACGCGTCTGGGGGCCTGGCCGCAGGCGCTGGCGATCGTCGCCGCGGTCGCCGGACTTTTGTTTGCGCTGCGCTCGCGTACTAGGTTCACACTCAGGCCACGCAGGGTCGCCGCTCGGGCGCCCGGTGAGACGAAGGAGCTCGATGGCATCGGGGATTGA
- a CDS encoding polyprenol monophosphomannose synthase, whose amino-acid sequence MASGIDATAGQRRPDDTPQRVVGSDGTGALVVVPTFNERDNLPVIVERLQAALPGAHVLVVDDSSPDGTGDVADELARADEAGRVHVMHRVDKDGLGKAYLAGFAWGLGRDYPVIVEMDADGSHAPEQLHRLFDELNDGADLVIGSRYVPGGKLVNWPKRREILSRGANTYARLALGASVHDITAGFRAYRRIVLEKIALDTVESAGYCFQIDLAWRTVRAGFDVREVPITFTEREIGVSKMSGGVMSEAFTMVARWGIQSRLERWGLVGTR is encoded by the coding sequence ATGGCATCGGGGATTGACGCCACGGCAGGGCAACGGCGGCCCGACGACACGCCGCAACGTGTGGTCGGCTCCGACGGAACCGGCGCTCTCGTCGTCGTACCGACGTTCAATGAGCGCGACAATCTGCCGGTGATCGTCGAACGGCTGCAGGCCGCGCTACCGGGCGCGCACGTACTCGTCGTCGACGACTCCAGCCCGGACGGAACCGGCGACGTCGCCGACGAACTGGCACGCGCCGACGAGGCCGGCCGCGTCCACGTGATGCACCGCGTGGACAAGGACGGCCTGGGCAAGGCCTATCTGGCCGGATTCGCGTGGGGTCTGGGCCGCGACTACCCGGTCATCGTGGAGATGGATGCCGACGGCAGCCATGCGCCGGAGCAGCTGCACCGGCTCTTCGACGAGCTCAACGACGGTGCCGACCTCGTCATCGGCTCACGCTACGTTCCGGGCGGCAAGCTCGTGAACTGGCCCAAACGCCGCGAGATCCTGTCCCGAGGGGCCAATACGTACGCGCGCCTGGCCCTCGGCGCGAGCGTCCACGACATCACCGCCGGTTTCCGCGCCTACCGCCGGATCGTGCTGGAGAAGATCGCGCTCGACACGGTGGAGTCCGCGGGCTATTGCTTCCAGATCGACCTGGCCTGGCGCACGGTACGCGCCGGATTCGACGTACGGGAGGTGCCGATCACCTTCACCGAGCGTGAGATCGGGGTCTCCAAGATGAGTGGGGGCGTGATGTCGGAGGCCTTCACGATGGTCGCCCGCTGGGGCATCCAGAGCCGTCTGGAGCGGTGGGGGCTCGTCGGCACGCGCTAG
- a CDS encoding RNA polymerase-binding protein RbpA encodes MADRVLRGSRLGAVSYETDRDHDLAPRRIVQYRTDNGEIFDVPFADDAEVPSKWPCKNGMEGTILEGAEPDEKKTKPPRTHWDMLLERRSEEELEVLLNERLDLLKQRRKGITS; translated from the coding sequence ATGGCAGATCGAGTACTTCGGGGTAGCCGCCTCGGCGCGGTGAGCTACGAAACCGATCGCGACCACGATCTCGCGCCACGACGCATCGTCCAGTACCGCACCGACAACGGCGAGATCTTCGACGTGCCGTTCGCCGACGACGCAGAGGTCCCGTCCAAGTGGCCCTGCAAGAACGGCATGGAGGGCACGATCCTCGAGGGTGCCGAGCCCGACGAGAAGAAGACCAAGCCGCCGCGCACCCACTGGGACATGCTCCTCGAGCGTCGCAGCGAGGAGGAGCTCGAGGTGCTGCTCAACGAGCGCCTCGACCTGCTCAAGCAGCGCCGCAAGGGCATCACCAGCTGA
- a CDS encoding DUF475 domain-containing protein: MITRVFGLSFAVSAAALVVAYLYLGWTGLALCAILGVLEVSLSFDNAVINATVLERMSAFWQRMFLTVGVLIAVFGMRLLFPLLIVWITGGLDPAEALRLAMNPPAEGQAYFPDGQPSYETILTDAHPQIAAFGGMFLLLLFLNFVLSERRNTWLTWLERPLATLGKLDQLAVVLASLALVLTAEFLAADETRATVLIAGVLGMITYLTVDGLSSLFMQREDADGADADASVADGAESASPATSTRGPSPLTVATGKAGFFLFLYLEVLDASFSFDGVIGAFAITSDPIIIALGLGFIGALFVRSITIYLVRQGTLGEYRYLEHGAHWAIGALALILFLSIEFHINEIITGLVGVAFIGASLASSIRANRRDRARPESASPAGIRRIRR, from the coding sequence GTGATCACCCGGGTCTTCGGGCTCTCCTTCGCGGTCTCGGCCGCGGCGCTGGTCGTGGCGTATCTCTACCTCGGCTGGACGGGACTGGCGCTGTGCGCGATTCTCGGCGTCCTGGAGGTCTCGCTGTCCTTCGACAACGCGGTCATCAACGCGACGGTCCTCGAGCGGATGAGCGCGTTCTGGCAGCGCATGTTCCTGACCGTCGGTGTGCTCATCGCGGTCTTCGGCATGCGGCTGCTGTTCCCTCTGCTGATCGTGTGGATCACCGGGGGTCTGGATCCCGCCGAAGCCCTGCGCCTGGCGATGAACCCGCCAGCCGAGGGCCAGGCCTATTTCCCCGACGGTCAACCCAGCTACGAGACCATCCTGACCGACGCACATCCGCAGATAGCCGCGTTCGGCGGGATGTTCCTGCTGTTGCTGTTCCTGAACTTCGTCCTCTCCGAACGTCGGAACACCTGGCTGACCTGGCTGGAGCGTCCACTGGCGACGCTGGGGAAACTCGACCAGCTCGCGGTGGTCCTCGCGTCGCTCGCGTTGGTGCTCACCGCCGAGTTCCTGGCCGCCGACGAGACCCGCGCGACGGTCCTGATCGCCGGCGTCCTCGGCATGATCACCTATCTGACCGTCGACGGCCTCAGCTCCCTGTTCATGCAGCGCGAGGATGCCGACGGTGCCGATGCCGATGCGTCAGTTGCCGACGGCGCTGAGTCCGCGTCGCCGGCGACGAGCACCCGCGGACCGTCGCCGTTGACGGTCGCGACCGGCAAGGCCGGGTTCTTCCTGTTCCTCTACCTGGAAGTCCTCGACGCGTCGTTCTCCTTCGACGGTGTGATCGGCGCCTTCGCGATCACTTCGGACCCGATCATCATCGCGCTCGGCCTCGGCTTCATCGGCGCGCTGTTCGTCCGTTCGATCACGATCTACCTCGTGCGACAGGGAACACTGGGGGAGTACCGCTATCTCGAGCACGGCGCGCACTGGGCGATCGGGGCGCTGGCGCTCATCCTGTTCCTCAGCATCGAGTTCCACATCAACGAGATCATCACCGGCCTCGTGGGAGTCGCCTTCATCGGGGCGTCGCTGGCGAGCAGCATCCGCGCCAACCGGCGCGACAGAGCCCGGCCCGAGTCGGCATCACCGGCCGGGATCCGTCGGATCCGTCGCTGA
- a CDS encoding DUF3263 domain-containing protein — protein sequence MDSKQQQMVQFETNWYSLGGGSSRQIVEEFGLDDRDFFSEVSRLVATDPPTALTAAELRRMREVIRRRLWMAR from the coding sequence ATGGATAGCAAACAGCAGCAGATGGTCCAGTTCGAGACGAACTGGTACTCACTGGGGGGCGGGTCCTCCCGTCAGATCGTCGAGGAGTTCGGTCTGGACGACCGCGACTTCTTCTCCGAGGTCAGTCGTCTTGTCGCCACCGATCCGCCCACCGCGCTCACCGCGGCCGAACTCCGTCGCATGCGTGAGGTGATCCGCCGCCGGCTGTGGATGGCTCGCTGA
- a CDS encoding VOC family protein translates to MTPSTSSPDVIVDLACENPQATAGAYETVLGGPVGSESTRWAAGLGNVVLCLRGMDETTGAAEPAAYFSVAHFRGAHFRGAHFYGEELPDARRLLTRRGYPVVDSALGVLGETIPLGVATPPLAAALPAGDLTGMDHLVFMCEDRNLAVAVFGGTFGLDFRLDQPIGDGARQLFFRAGSVIVEVVSAPRPPDAPSASSPITLWGLAWRSADVDATHARLSVAGLDLSEIRTGRKRGTRIFTVRDRTLGIRTVVIGSDRPATPAG, encoded by the coding sequence GTGACTCCGTCAACCAGCTCTCCGGACGTGATCGTCGACCTCGCCTGTGAGAACCCGCAGGCCACCGCCGGGGCCTACGAGACCGTTCTCGGGGGTCCGGTCGGATCCGAGAGCACCCGGTGGGCGGCCGGCCTGGGCAATGTCGTGCTCTGTCTGCGGGGGATGGACGAGACCACCGGTGCCGCGGAGCCGGCCGCATACTTTTCCGTCGCACACTTTCGCGGCGCACACTTTCGCGGCGCACACTTTTACGGCGAGGAGTTGCCCGACGCGCGGCGACTGCTGACCAGGCGCGGCTACCCGGTCGTCGATTCCGCGCTCGGCGTGCTGGGCGAGACGATCCCGCTCGGAGTCGCGACCCCGCCGCTCGCGGCGGCGCTTCCCGCCGGCGACCTCACCGGGATGGACCACCTCGTGTTCATGTGTGAGGACCGGAACCTGGCGGTCGCGGTGTTCGGCGGCACCTTCGGCCTGGACTTCCGGCTCGACCAGCCCATCGGGGACGGGGCACGGCAACTGTTCTTCCGCGCGGGGAGCGTCATCGTCGAAGTTGTGTCGGCTCCGCGGCCACCCGATGCGCCGAGCGCATCGTCCCCGATCACTCTCTGGGGCCTGGCCTGGCGGTCGGCCGACGTCGACGCCACCCACGCCCGCCTGTCCGTTGCAGGTCTCGATCTCAGCGAGATCAGGACCGGACGCAAGCGGGGGACTCGCATCTTCACCGTTCGGGACCGCACGCTGGGGATCCGAACCGTCGTCATCGGCTCCGACCGGCCCGCCACTCCCGCCGGCTGA
- a CDS encoding oxygenase MpaB family protein, with product MTAVNDDPLTTESIAGGAAHDEPLFNHRDDEIELIPPGSLTAQLTGLYTFLPINGAAFVMQVMHPVIGDVVDKFSVFRTDPVGRAIRSADSVLRWTYGGQEAIEEGKRLRRLHQPLQMRNAQGKHISALNPEAYAWVIATALPTMTTAAPLVLGREFTLDERKELLRDNRRIAKIVQVPMKGYPETLEEFDEYVDDFIENKLVRHPVALELIEQMRAAPVVPRSVPKRLRPTVRKVAATASVPFQDFNYLTTVGVMDPRVREILGLSWTDQEQQHLERIHRRLRFAYRTLPERLTYFPLAYHARRHNDAIQAMKKREQASAAYQYHSTTP from the coding sequence ATGACCGCGGTGAACGACGACCCGCTGACCACCGAATCCATTGCCGGCGGCGCAGCCCACGACGAGCCGCTGTTCAACCATCGCGACGACGAGATCGAGCTGATCCCGCCGGGTTCGCTCACCGCGCAGCTCACCGGGCTGTACACCTTCCTGCCCATCAACGGTGCCGCCTTCGTCATGCAGGTGATGCATCCGGTCATCGGCGATGTGGTCGACAAGTTCTCGGTGTTCCGCACAGACCCGGTCGGACGCGCGATCCGCTCCGCTGATTCGGTGCTGCGCTGGACCTACGGCGGTCAGGAGGCCATCGAAGAGGGCAAACGCCTGCGCAGGCTCCATCAGCCGCTGCAGATGCGCAACGCCCAAGGTAAGCACATCAGCGCGTTGAATCCCGAGGCCTACGCATGGGTGATCGCGACCGCGCTGCCGACGATGACGACGGCCGCCCCGCTGGTTCTCGGTCGCGAGTTCACGCTCGACGAGCGCAAGGAACTGCTGCGCGACAACCGTCGGATCGCCAAGATCGTGCAGGTGCCGATGAAGGGCTACCCGGAGACCCTCGAGGAGTTCGACGAGTACGTCGACGATTTCATCGAGAACAAGCTGGTCCGGCATCCGGTGGCGCTGGAGCTGATCGAGCAGATGCGCGCCGCGCCCGTCGTACCGCGCTCGGTGCCCAAGCGTCTTCGCCCGACGGTCAGGAAAGTCGCGGCGACCGCGTCGGTGCCGTTCCAGGACTTCAACTACCTCACCACGGTCGGCGTCATGGATCCGCGGGTGCGGGAGATCCTGGGCCTGTCGTGGACCGATCAGGAACAGCAGCACCTCGAACGGATTCACCGCCGTCTGCGGTTCGCCTACCGCACACTGCCCGAACGTCTGACGTACTTCCCGCTCGCGTACCACGCGCGTCGCCACAACGACGCGATCCAGGCCATGAAGAAGCGCGAGCAGGCCAGCGCGGCCTACCAGTATCACTCGACGACGCCCTGA
- a CDS encoding NAD(P)/FAD-dependent oxidoreductase, giving the protein MTRTDCLIVGGGIVGLAVARALAMSGREAIILEAADAVGTQTTSRSSEVIHAGIYYPAGSLKARLCVRGREQLTRYCDDNGVSWRRPGKLIVAAADQAGRLDDLRRRGLANGVDDLRHVDAAELRELEPEVEGVAALLSPSTGIVDVDGVVRALRRDLEGHGGAIALRSRVIGGRIERGGFGVETADGETASARVLVNCAGLGAWRVAHGLRGFAAPVPPRRLAKGNYFGLAGARAPFRHLIYPVPVDGGLGVHFTMDLAGAARFGPDVEWLDAERLDDQADDTLDYSVDIGRTDAFEHAIRTYWPGMPRGALVPAYAGVRPKTSGPGEPAADFVVQGPSSHGVDGLVNLFGIESPGITSSLAIADHVVGLLSTRSG; this is encoded by the coding sequence GTGACGCGCACCGACTGCCTGATCGTGGGCGGTGGCATCGTCGGGCTCGCGGTGGCACGAGCGCTCGCGATGTCCGGCCGAGAGGCCATCATCCTCGAAGCCGCGGATGCCGTTGGTACACAGACGACGTCGCGCAGCTCGGAGGTCATCCATGCCGGCATCTACTATCCGGCGGGTAGCCTCAAGGCGCGGTTGTGCGTGCGGGGGCGCGAGCAGCTGACGCGCTACTGCGACGACAACGGTGTCTCGTGGCGCCGGCCGGGCAAGCTCATCGTGGCCGCCGCCGACCAGGCCGGCCGGCTCGACGATCTCCGACGCCGCGGACTCGCCAACGGCGTCGACGATCTCCGCCACGTCGACGCCGCCGAGTTGCGTGAGCTGGAACCCGAGGTCGAGGGTGTCGCGGCGTTGCTCTCCCCGTCCACCGGCATCGTCGACGTCGACGGTGTGGTCCGCGCTCTGCGTCGCGATCTGGAAGGCCACGGCGGGGCGATCGCTCTGCGCAGCAGGGTGATCGGTGGCCGCATCGAGCGGGGCGGGTTCGGTGTCGAGACAGCCGACGGTGAAACCGCTTCTGCGCGTGTGCTCGTCAACTGCGCCGGCCTGGGTGCGTGGCGGGTTGCGCACGGGCTCAGGGGGTTCGCTGCACCCGTGCCACCCCGACGACTCGCCAAGGGTAACTACTTCGGACTGGCAGGCGCGCGGGCACCGTTCCGCCATCTCATCTATCCCGTTCCGGTCGACGGCGGTCTCGGGGTGCACTTCACGATGGACCTCGCCGGCGCGGCGCGATTCGGTCCCGACGTGGAATGGCTCGACGCAGAACGGCTCGATGATCAGGCCGATGACACGCTCGACTACTCGGTGGACATCGGCCGCACCGACGCGTTCGAGCATGCGATCCGGACCTACTGGCCCGGAATGCCCCGGGGCGCACTGGTTCCCGCGTATGCGGGCGTGCGACCCAAGACGAGCGGGCCCGGCGAACCGGCCGCCGACTTCGTTGTCCAGGGGCCGTCGAGTCATGGCGTCGACGGCCTGGTCAACCTGTTCGGCATCGAGTCACCGGGAATCACGTCGTCGCTGGCGATCGCTGATCACGTTGTCGGGCTGCTGTCGACCCGATCCGGGTGA
- a CDS encoding glucose-1-phosphate adenylyltransferase family protein translates to MRHSDVLAIVQAGGRGSRMEVLTDRRAKPALPFAGNYQLIDFPLSNLHHSHIDDVWLCVQYEAEMLSELVAAGRPWDLDRTSGGLRIVMPEETDAPKTEDGFATGNADLLYRIRDRIARHAPAEVIVMSADHVYEFDYRDALDTHRSRGAECTIVTTTCPLEEATQHATVAARRDGTVREFRYKPERATTRTIATEIFIYDPAVLIEGLEQLAQETSADSPADDTGLGDFGEHLVPWFVDRGKTVMHAMPGYWIDAGRPETYLQAHQDLIAGALDVFRPDRPILTRQPQRPAARIESGAVVEDSLVSSGAHVLGTVRRSVLGPGVVVDKGATVVDSVIFADTVVGEGASVTWSVLDERVRVGARATIGGHPRTRPVPTDKITLLGSDTQILKGAKVALGDRVECGRRIR, encoded by the coding sequence ATGCGCCATTCTGATGTTCTCGCGATCGTGCAGGCCGGTGGACGGGGTTCGCGGATGGAGGTACTGACCGATCGGCGGGCCAAACCGGCGTTGCCGTTCGCCGGCAATTACCAACTGATCGACTTTCCGCTCTCCAACCTTCATCACAGCCACATCGACGACGTGTGGCTGTGCGTCCAGTACGAGGCGGAGATGCTCAGCGAACTTGTCGCGGCCGGACGTCCGTGGGACCTGGACCGCACCAGCGGCGGTCTGCGCATCGTGATGCCGGAGGAGACCGACGCACCGAAGACCGAGGACGGCTTCGCCACCGGCAACGCAGACCTGCTCTACCGCATCAGGGATCGGATCGCCCGGCACGCGCCTGCGGAGGTGATCGTCATGAGTGCCGATCACGTCTACGAATTCGACTACCGCGACGCCCTCGACACCCACCGCAGCCGCGGGGCCGAGTGCACGATCGTCACCACCACCTGCCCGCTCGAGGAGGCCACCCAGCACGCCACGGTCGCCGCACGCCGCGACGGCACGGTCCGGGAGTTCCGGTACAAGCCCGAACGCGCGACGACCCGCACGATCGCCACCGAGATCTTCATCTACGACCCCGCTGTCCTCATCGAAGGCCTGGAACAGCTGGCACAGGAGACGTCGGCCGACTCACCCGCCGACGACACCGGACTCGGCGACTTCGGCGAACATCTGGTGCCGTGGTTCGTCGACCGGGGCAAGACCGTGATGCACGCGATGCCCGGTTACTGGATCGACGCCGGGCGGCCGGAAACCTACCTGCAGGCCCATCAGGACCTCATCGCGGGCGCTCTCGACGTCTTCCGCCCGGATCGTCCGATCCTCACCCGGCAACCGCAGCGCCCCGCCGCCCGGATCGAGTCCGGTGCCGTCGTCGAGGACAGCCTCGTCAGCAGCGGTGCTCACGTGCTCGGCACGGTACGGCGCAGCGTCCTCGGGCCGGGTGTGGTCGTCGACAAGGGTGCCACGGTGGTCGATTCGGTGATCTTCGCCGACACCGTCGTCGGCGAAGGCGCGTCGGTGACGTGGTCGGTCCTCGACGAACGTGTGCGCGTGGGTGCGCGGGCGACGATCGGCGGGCATCCGCGGACCCGTCCGGTGCCCACCGACAAGATCACCCTCCTCGGCAGCGACACCCAGATCCTCAAGGGTGCGAAGGTCGCGCTCGGCGATCGCGTCGAATGCGGCCGCCGGATCCGTTGA
- a CDS encoding phospho-sugar mutase, with translation MRPPDPLTDSVARVIERARAWRDHDPDPATRAALTALVDSAEAGDPGARADLGSRFRGPLTFGTAGLRGEVGAGETRMNVAVVTRATAGLAAYLLDTIGPDARIVVGGDARHGSARFVAATAEVLAAQGLTVMTLPDRLPTPVTAYATRALDCDAGVMITASHNPPADNGYKVYLGGRATDEPGRGVQIVPPADAEIAARIAKAAPADEIPRDPGRVIRLDHEVVDAYVTRTASLRSETERSRVRVVLTPMHGVGGATALSVLSAAGIDDVHTVAAQFDPDPDFPTLAFPNPEEPGALDRAFVHAREVAAHVVIAVDPDADRCSVAIPDRSGRWRQLTGDEIGWLLGDQAARDHSRAGDTLACSIVSSRLLGKIAADHGLRFAATLTGFKWIARAPGLRYGYEEAIGYCTDPEAVRDKDGISAMVRVVTLVEELAREGRTLIDALDDLARRYGLHATTPLTIRVDDTAEIGQIMQRLRETTIETLGGSPVVEVADLAHGSDALPPTDALVIRTAADDRVIVRPSGTEPKLKCYLEVILDVPDPERTVPHDKAAERLAAITAELSGLLHV, from the coding sequence ATGCGGCCGCCGGATCCGTTGACTGATAGCGTCGCCCGCGTGATCGAACGCGCGCGTGCCTGGCGAGACCACGACCCCGACCCGGCGACACGCGCCGCGCTGACCGCCCTCGTAGACTCCGCGGAGGCCGGCGACCCCGGGGCCCGTGCCGATCTCGGGTCCCGCTTCCGCGGCCCCCTCACCTTCGGTACCGCGGGCCTGCGCGGCGAGGTCGGAGCGGGGGAGACCCGGATGAACGTCGCGGTGGTCACCCGGGCCACCGCGGGTCTGGCCGCGTACCTGCTCGACACCATCGGCCCGGATGCACGGATCGTGGTGGGCGGCGACGCCCGGCACGGTTCGGCACGCTTCGTCGCAGCAACCGCCGAAGTCCTTGCCGCACAGGGTCTCACCGTGATGACCCTGCCGGATCGATTGCCCACACCGGTCACCGCCTACGCCACCCGGGCGCTCGACTGCGACGCCGGCGTGATGATCACCGCCTCCCACAACCCGCCGGCGGACAACGGGTACAAGGTGTACCTCGGCGGGCGTGCAACCGATGAACCCGGGCGCGGTGTCCAGATCGTGCCGCCCGCTGACGCCGAGATCGCCGCCCGGATCGCGAAAGCGGCTCCGGCCGACGAGATCCCACGTGACCCCGGCCGCGTGATCCGGCTCGACCATGAGGTCGTCGACGCATACGTCACCCGTACCGCGTCGTTGCGATCGGAGACCGAGCGGAGCCGCGTCCGCGTCGTGCTGACACCGATGCACGGCGTCGGCGGCGCCACCGCACTGTCGGTGCTGAGCGCCGCAGGCATCGACGATGTGCACACCGTCGCAGCACAATTCGATCCGGATCCGGATTTCCCGACCCTCGCCTTTCCGAACCCGGAGGAGCCCGGGGCCCTCGACCGCGCATTCGTCCACGCGCGCGAGGTGGCCGCGCACGTCGTCATCGCCGTCGATCCGGACGCCGACCGCTGTTCGGTGGCGATCCCGGACCGCTCCGGGCGTTGGCGGCAGCTCACCGGCGACGAGATCGGCTGGCTGCTCGGCGACCAGGCGGCACGCGACCACAGCAGGGCGGGAGACACCCTGGCCTGTTCGATCGTCTCCAGCCGGCTGCTCGGCAAGATCGCCGCCGACCACGGGCTGCGGTTCGCCGCGACGCTGACCGGCTTCAAATGGATCGCACGCGCACCCGGACTCCGCTACGGCTACGAGGAGGCGATCGGTTACTGCACCGATCCGGAGGCGGTGCGTGACAAGGACGGGATCAGCGCCATGGTCCGGGTGGTCACCCTCGTCGAGGAACTCGCCAGGGAGGGGCGCACGCTCATCGACGCGCTCGACGACCTGGCCCGCCGGTACGGGTTGCACGCGACGACACCGCTGACGATCCGCGTCGACGACACCGCCGAGATCGGCCAAATCATGCAACGGCTCCGCGAGACGACGATCGAGACACTCGGCGGCTCACCCGTCGTCGAGGTCGCCGATCTCGCGCACGGATCCGACGCGTTGCCGCCGACGGATGCCCTCGTGATCCGGACAGCGGCCGATGACCGGGTGATCGTCCGGCCGTCGGGCACCGAACCGAAACTGAAGTGCTACCTCGAGGTGATCCTCGATGTTCCCGACCCCGAACGCACGGTTCCGCACGACAAGGCCGCCGAACGCCTCGCCGCGATCACCGCCGAGCTGTCCGGGTTGCTGCACGTCTGA
- a CDS encoding helix-turn-helix transcriptional regulator: protein MTRSDPEQRLRDLRLLRQVRDRIDREYAEPLDVESLARGVNMSAGHLSRRFRQTYGESPYSYLMTRRIERAMTLLRRGDLSVTEVCFEVGCSSLGTFSTRFTELVGVPPTVYREQSADATDGIPACLAKNITRPIRNREAPRT, encoded by the coding sequence GTGACGCGATCCGATCCCGAGCAGCGACTCCGGGATCTCCGGCTGCTGCGGCAGGTCCGGGACCGCATCGATCGTGAGTACGCTGAGCCCCTCGACGTCGAGTCGCTCGCCCGCGGGGTGAACATGTCGGCCGGCCACCTCAGCAGGCGGTTCCGGCAGACCTACGGCGAATCCCCGTACTCGTATCTGATGACCCGTCGTATCGAACGCGCGATGACCCTGCTGCGGCGTGGGGATCTCAGCGTGACCGAGGTCTGCTTCGAAGTCGGGTGTTCGTCGTTGGGGACGTTCAGCACCCGGTTCACCGAACTCGTCGGGGTGCCTCCGACGGTCTATCGCGAACAGTCCGCCGACGCCACCGACGGGATTCCCGCCTGCCTGGCCAAGAACATCACCAGACCGATCAGGAATCGAGAAGCGCCGCGGACCTGA